The following nucleotide sequence is from Mesorhizobium sp. CAU 1732.
TGCAGCGGTTGGCGAAGTCGCCGTCTTCGTCCAGCACATAGGCGACACCGCCCGACATGCCGGCAGCGAAGTTGCGGCCCGTCTGGCCGATGACGACGACGACGCCGCCCGTCATGTACTCGCAGCCATGGTCGCCGACGCCTTCGACGACAGCCACCGCGCCCGAGTTGCGCACGGCAAAGCGCTCGCCCGCCACACCCCGGAAATAGCACTCGCCCTCGATCGCGCCGTACAGCACCGTGTTGCCGACGATAATCGACTTTTCAGGCACGATCTTGGAATCGTCCGGCGGGCGGATGACGATGCGGCCGCCCGACAGGCCCTTGCCGACATAGTCGTTGCCGTCGCCGACAAGCTCGAACGAGACGCCGCGTGCCAGGAACGCGCCGAAGGATTGCCCGGCAGTGCCGGTCAACTTCACCGATATCGTGTCTTCCTTGAGCCCCTTGTGTCCGAAACGCTTGGCAACCGCGCCCGAGAGCATCGCGCCCGCGGAGCGATCCACGTTGCGGATCGGCATCTCGATCTTGACGGCTTCCCTGCGCTCGAGCGCGGGTGCCGCCTCTTCGATGAGCTTGCGGTCCAGAACGTCGTCGATCGGATGCTTCTGGGTCGAGGTCCAGTACGTGTCTTCCTTCGCCGCCTCCGGCTTGTAGAAGATGCGGCTGAAATCGAGACCCTTGGACTTCCAGTGCTCGATCACCGGCAGCTTCTCGACGCGATCCGTATCGCCGATGATCTCGTCGAAACGGCGCACGCCCATCTCGGCCAGAAGCGCGCGCACTTCCTCGGCCACGTAGAAGAAGTAGTTGATGACATGCTCAGGCGCGCCCTTGAAGCGCTTGCGCAGGACAGGGTCCTGCGTCGCCACGCCCACGGGGCAGGTGTTGAGATGGCACTTGCGCATCATGATGCAGCCCGCCGCGATCAGCGGAGCGGTCGAGAAGCCGAACTCGTCGGCACCCAGAAGCGCGCCGATGATGACGTCGCGACCCGTCCGCAACCCGCCATCGACCTGCAACGCCACGCGTGATCGCAGGCCGTTGAGAACCAGCGTCTGGTGCGTCTCGGCCAGACCCATTTCCCACGGGCTGCCGGCATGCTTCAGCGAGGTGAGCGGCGATGCGCCCGTACCGCCATCATAGCCGGAGATGGTGATGTGGTCGGCGCGCGCCTTGGCGACGCCGGCCGCAACCGTGCCGACACCGACCTCTGAAACGAGCTTCACCGACACAGCAGCTTCAGGGTTCACGTTCTTCAGGTCGAAGATGAGCTGCGCGAGATCCTCGATCGAGTAGATGTCGTGATGCGGCGGCGGCGAGATCAGGCCGACGCCCGGCGTCGAATGCCGCGTCTTCGCGATCGTCGCATCGACCTTATGGCCGGGCAACTGACCACCTTCGCCGGGCTTCGCGCCCTGCGCGACCTTGATCTGCATCATGTCGGAGTTGACGAGATACTCGGTGGTAACGCCGAAGCGGCCCGAGGCCACCTGCTTGATGGCCGAGCGCTCCGGGTTCGGCGATCCGTCCGGCAGCGGCTTGTAGCGATCCGGCTCTTCGCCGCCTTCGCCCGTGTTCGACTTGCCGCCGATCCGGTTCATGGCGATGGCGAGCGTCGAATGCGCCTCGCGGCTGATGGACCCGAACGACATCGCCCCGGTGGAGAACCGCTTCACGATATCGGCGGCCGATTCGACCTCGTCGATCGGGACAGGGGTCGCGCCGACATCGGCGGCCGTCTTGATCCGGAAGAGGCCCCGAATGCTCTTGGCCCGCGCCGCCTCGCTGTCGACCTGCGTGGAGAATTCCTTGAAGGTCTCCCACGAGCCCTTGCGCACGGCATGCTGCAACGTCGCCACGGCGTCGGGCGACCACATATGGGCCTCGCCGCGCATGCGGAACATGTATTCGCCGCCGACGTCCAGCGTGTGGCGGAGGACCGGATCGTCGCCGAACGCCTCGTTGTGACGGCTCACGGTTTCGCCGGCGACCTGTTCAAGGCCGATGCCTTCGATGGTCGTCGCCGTCCCCGTGAAATAGCGCTCCACGAACTCGGTGTTCAGGCCGATCGCATCGAAAATCTGCGCCCCGCAATAGGACTGGTAGGTCGAGATGCCCATCTTGGACATGACCTTGAGGATGCCCTTGCCGATCGACTTGATGTAGCGGCCGACGACCTCGTAGGCATCGACTTCCGGTGGGAAGTCGCCGCGCTTGTGCATGTCGAGCAGCGTGTCGAAGGCGAGATACGGGTTGATGGCTTCCGCGCCATAGCCGGCGAGACAGCAGAAATGATGGACCTCGCGCGGCTCGCCCGATTCGACGACGAGACCGACCGAGGTGCGCAGGCCCTTGCGGATCAGGTGATGATGCACGGCAGCCGTCGCCAGAAGCGCGGGAAGCGCGATCCGGTCCGGCCCAACCTGGCGGTCTGACAGGATGATGATGTTGTAGCCGCCCGCAACCGCCGCCTCAGCGCGCTCGCACAGGCGTTCGAGCGCTGCCGGCATGCCGGCCGCGCCCTCGGCGGTCGAATAGGTGACGTCGAGCGTCTTGGTGTCGAACCGGTCCTCGGTGTGGCCGATGGAGCGGATCTTCTCCAGATCGCCATTGGTCAGGATCGGCTGGCGAACCTCGAGACGCTTGCGCCGCGACGAGCCGACGAGGTCGAAAATGTTCGGACGCGGCCCGATGAACGAGACGAGGCTCATGACGAGCTCTTCGCGGATCGGGTCGATCGGCGGGTTCGTGACCTGCGCGAAGTTCTGCTTGAAATAGGTGTAGAGCAGCTTCGACTTGTCCGACATGGCCGAGATCGGCGTGTCGGTTCCCATCGAGCCCACGGCTTCCTGCCCCGTCGTCGCCATCGGCGACATCAGGATCTTGGTGTCTTCCTGGGTGTAGCCGAACGCCTGCTGGCGATCGAGCAGCGACACGTCCTTGCGCAGCGCGCGCGGCTCGACCGGCTTCAGGTCTTCCAAAATGAGCTGCGTGTTGGAAAGCCACTCGCGATAGGGGTGCTTGGTGGCGATTTCCGACTTAATCTCCTCGTCGGAGATGATGCGGCCCTTCACGAGATCGATCAACAGCATGCGGCCCGGCTGGAGCCGCCACTTCTTGATGATCTTCTCCTCGGGCACCGGCAGCGCGCCGGCTTCCGACGCCATGATGACGCGGTCGTCGTCGGTGACGATGTAGCGTGCCGGACGCAGCCCGTTGCGATCGAGCGTCGCGCCGATCTGGCGGCCGTCCGTAAACGCGACTGCCGCCGGACCGTCCCACGGCTCCATGAGCGCAGCATGATACTCGTAGAACGCCTTGCGGTCGTTCCCCATCAGCTTGTTGCCGGCCCAGGCTTCCGGGATCAGCATCATCATCGCATGGGCGAGTGTGTAGCCGCCCTGGAACAGGAACTCGAGCGCGTTGTCGAAGCAGGCCGTGTCGGACTGCCCCTCATACGAGATCGGCCACAGCTTCGAGATGTTGTTGCCGAACAGCTCGGAATCGACCGAGGCCTGCCGCGCGGCCATCCAGTTGTTGTTGCCGCGCACCGTGTTGATCTCGCCATTGTGCGCGACCATGCGGTAGGGGTGGGCGAGCTTCCACGACGGGAAGGTGTTGGTCGAAAAGCGCTGATGGACGAGGATCAGCGCGGTCTCGAAGCGCGGATCCGTCAGGTCCTTGTAATAGGCGCCGACCTGGTAGGCCAGGAACATGCCCTTGTAGACGATCGTCCGCGCCGACAGCGACACGCAATACGCGCCGATGTCCCTGTTCTCGTTCTCCGCATAGATGCGGCCTGAGATGACCTTGCGCAGGAGATAGAGGCGCGCCTCGTATTCCTCGTCATCCGTGATTTCCGCCGGACGGCCGATGAAGACCTGGCAATGGAATGGTTCGGCGGCGACGATCTCCGGCGCCCTCGAGAGCGACGAGTTGTCGACCGGCACGTCACGGAAGCCGATGAGCGGCAAGCCTTCGGACTGGGCCGACTCGCGGACGATCTCCTTGATGTGATCGCGCGTCGCCTGATCCTGCGGCATGAACCAGTGGCCGACGCCGTACTGGCCGAGCACCGGCAGTTCGATATCCTGCTTGGCCATTTCCTCGCGGAAAAGGCGGTCCGGAAGTTGAACCAGCACGCCTGCGCCGTCGCCCACCAGCGGGTCCGCACCCACCGCGCCGCGGTGCGTCAGGTTTTCGAGCATGAAGAGCCCGTCCTTGACGATATCGTGCGACTTCACGCCCTTCATCTGCGCAATGAAGCCGACACCGCAGGCGTCATGTTCATTGCGGGGATCGTAGAGACCGCG
It contains:
- the gltB gene encoding glutamate synthase large subunit; translated protein: MTDLTPSVTTGQTPAAQTKAVVAKTNPHAIPGLPTARGLYDPRNEHDACGVGFIAQMKGVKSHDIVKDGLFMLENLTHRGAVGADPLVGDGAGVLVQLPDRLFREEMAKQDIELPVLGQYGVGHWFMPQDQATRDHIKEIVRESAQSEGLPLIGFRDVPVDNSSLSRAPEIVAAEPFHCQVFIGRPAEITDDEEYEARLYLLRKVISGRIYAENENRDIGAYCVSLSARTIVYKGMFLAYQVGAYYKDLTDPRFETALILVHQRFSTNTFPSWKLAHPYRMVAHNGEINTVRGNNNWMAARQASVDSELFGNNISKLWPISYEGQSDTACFDNALEFLFQGGYTLAHAMMMLIPEAWAGNKLMGNDRKAFYEYHAALMEPWDGPAAVAFTDGRQIGATLDRNGLRPARYIVTDDDRVIMASEAGALPVPEEKIIKKWRLQPGRMLLIDLVKGRIISDEEIKSEIATKHPYREWLSNTQLILEDLKPVEPRALRKDVSLLDRQQAFGYTQEDTKILMSPMATTGQEAVGSMGTDTPISAMSDKSKLLYTYFKQNFAQVTNPPIDPIREELVMSLVSFIGPRPNIFDLVGSSRRKRLEVRQPILTNGDLEKIRSIGHTEDRFDTKTLDVTYSTAEGAAGMPAALERLCERAEAAVAGGYNIIILSDRQVGPDRIALPALLATAAVHHHLIRKGLRTSVGLVVESGEPREVHHFCCLAGYGAEAINPYLAFDTLLDMHKRGDFPPEVDAYEVVGRYIKSIGKGILKVMSKMGISTYQSYCGAQIFDAIGLNTEFVERYFTGTATTIEGIGLEQVAGETVSRHNEAFGDDPVLRHTLDVGGEYMFRMRGEAHMWSPDAVATLQHAVRKGSWETFKEFSTQVDSEAARAKSIRGLFRIKTAADVGATPVPIDEVESAADIVKRFSTGAMSFGSISREAHSTLAIAMNRIGGKSNTGEGGEEPDRYKPLPDGSPNPERSAIKQVASGRFGVTTEYLVNSDMMQIKVAQGAKPGEGGQLPGHKVDATIAKTRHSTPGVGLISPPPHHDIYSIEDLAQLIFDLKNVNPEAAVSVKLVSEVGVGTVAAGVAKARADHITISGYDGGTGASPLTSLKHAGSPWEMGLAETHQTLVLNGLRSRVALQVDGGLRTGRDVIIGALLGADEFGFSTAPLIAAGCIMMRKCHLNTCPVGVATQDPVLRKRFKGAPEHVINYFFYVAEEVRALLAEMGVRRFDEIIGDTDRVEKLPVIEHWKSKGLDFSRIFYKPEAAKEDTYWTSTQKHPIDDVLDRKLIEEAAPALERREAVKIEMPIRNVDRSAGAMLSGAVAKRFGHKGLKEDTISVKLTGTAGQSFGAFLARGVSFELVGDGNDYVGKGLSGGRIVIRPPDDSKIVPEKSIIVGNTVLYGAIEGECYFRGVAGERFAVRNSGAVAVVEGVGDHGCEYMTGGVVVVIGQTGRNFAAGMSGGVAYVLDEDGDFANRCNMAMVELEPVPEEDEMLEKLHHHGGDIAHKGRVDVSGDMTRHDEERLVQLISNHVHHTGSTWGKQILDAWADFRPKFRKVMPVEYRRALIEMERMRMGIAAE